A genomic stretch from Sinorhizobium terangae includes:
- the pncB gene encoding nicotinate phosphoribosyltransferase, with the protein MPKTDIARRVYNHTWKLDPIIRSLLDTDFYKLLMLQMIWKLHPDVEATFSLINRTKTVRLAEEIDEQELRDQLDHARTLRFSKKEMIWLAGNTFYGRKQIFSPEFLAWLAKFQLPEYELSRRDGQFELIFRGRWVETTMWEIPALAIINELRSRAAMKGLGPFTLDVLYARAKAKMWSKVEQLRQYPDLRISDFGTRRRHSFLWQRWCVEALKEGIGGSFSGSSNVLLAMDTDLEALGTNAHELPMVAAALARNDKELAAAPYKVLQDWNQLYGGNLLIVLPDSFGTAAFLRDAPDWVADWTGFRPDSAPPIEGGEKIIAWWKKMGRDPREKLLIFSDGLDVDTIIKTYRHFEGRVRMSFGWGTNLTNDFAGCAPTEISGLNPISIVCKVSEANGRPAVKLSDNPRKATGDPKEVQRYLKFFGTEDFVEQTVRV; encoded by the coding sequence ATGCCAAAGACCGATATCGCACGGCGGGTCTATAACCATACCTGGAAGCTCGATCCGATCATTCGCAGTCTTTTGGATACGGATTTCTACAAGCTCCTGATGCTGCAGATGATCTGGAAGCTCCATCCGGATGTCGAAGCAACCTTTTCACTGATCAACCGCACCAAGACCGTGCGCCTCGCCGAGGAAATCGACGAACAGGAACTGCGCGACCAGCTCGACCACGCGCGGACACTGCGTTTCAGCAAGAAGGAGATGATCTGGCTCGCCGGTAACACGTTTTACGGCCGCAAGCAGATCTTCTCGCCGGAATTCCTCGCCTGGCTCGCCAAGTTCCAGCTACCCGAATACGAGTTGTCGCGCCGCGACGGCCAGTTCGAACTGATCTTTCGCGGCCGCTGGGTCGAAACGACGATGTGGGAGATCCCGGCGCTGGCGATCATCAACGAGCTGCGCTCGCGCGCCGCGATGAAAGGCCTGGGGCCCTTCACGCTTGACGTGCTCTATGCGCGCGCCAAGGCCAAGATGTGGTCGAAGGTCGAGCAGCTGCGACAATATCCCGACCTGCGGATTTCCGATTTCGGCACGCGCCGCCGGCACAGCTTTCTTTGGCAGCGGTGGTGCGTCGAGGCATTGAAGGAAGGGATCGGCGGCTCGTTTTCCGGCTCCAGCAACGTGCTGCTTGCCATGGACACCGATCTCGAGGCGCTCGGCACCAATGCGCACGAACTGCCGATGGTGGCGGCGGCGCTCGCACGCAACGACAAGGAGCTTGCCGCGGCGCCCTACAAGGTTCTGCAGGACTGGAACCAGCTCTATGGCGGCAATTTGCTGATCGTCCTGCCCGACTCCTTCGGGACTGCAGCCTTCCTGCGCGACGCACCGGATTGGGTGGCGGACTGGACCGGCTTTCGACCGGACAGCGCCCCGCCGATCGAAGGCGGCGAGAAGATCATCGCCTGGTGGAAGAAGATGGGTCGCGACCCGCGAGAAAAGCTGCTGATCTTTTCCGACGGGCTCGACGTCGACACGATCATCAAGACCTATCGCCATTTCGAGGGCCGCGTGCGCATGAGTTTCGGCTGGGGAACCAACCTTACCAACGATTTCGCCGGCTGCGCGCCGACCGAAATCAGCGGCCTCAACCCGATATCGATCGTCTGCAAGGTGAGCGAAGCCAATGGTCGGCCCGCGGTCAAGCTTTCGGACAACCCGCGCAAGGCGACAGGAGACCCCAAGGAAGTGCAGCGCTATCTGAAGTTCTTCGGAACCGAGGATTTCGTCGAGCAGACTGTCAGGGTCTAA
- the pncA gene encoding bifunctional nicotinamidase/pyrazinamidase codes for MAEEALIVIDVQNDFCPGGALAVAGGDEVVPVVNRLIQLSPHVILTQDWHPAGHSSFASTHPGEVPFATITMPYGEQTLWPDHCVQGSPGADFHPGLEWTTAELVVRKGFRTEIDSYSAFFENDHRTPTGLAGYLRERGISKVKLCGLATDFCVAFSALDAVAQGFSTSVVLGACRGIDLNGSLAAMTQRMRDAGVTLV; via the coding sequence ATGGCTGAGGAAGCCTTGATCGTCATCGATGTACAGAACGATTTCTGCCCCGGCGGCGCCCTTGCCGTTGCCGGCGGCGATGAAGTCGTGCCCGTCGTCAATCGCCTCATCCAGCTGTCGCCCCATGTCATCCTCACGCAGGACTGGCACCCGGCCGGCCATTCCAGCTTCGCATCGACCCATCCCGGCGAGGTGCCCTTTGCCACGATCACCATGCCTTATGGCGAGCAGACGCTCTGGCCCGATCACTGTGTTCAGGGCAGCCCGGGCGCCGATTTTCATCCCGGTCTTGAATGGACGACGGCGGAACTGGTGGTGCGCAAGGGCTTCCGTACTGAGATTGACAGCTATTCCGCCTTTTTCGAGAACGACCACCGGACCCCCACCGGCCTGGCCGGCTACCTGCGTGAGCGTGGCATCTCCAAGGTCAAGCTCTGCGGTCTTGCGACCGATTTCTGCGTCGCCTTCTCGGCGCTCGATGCGGTCGCCCAGGGCTTTTCCACCTCCGTTGTGCTCGGCGCCTGCCGTGGCATCGATCTGAACGGATCTCTCGCGGCGATGACGCAGCGCATGCGCGATGCGGGCGTTACGCTGGTCTAG